A genomic region of Alkalispirillum mobile contains the following coding sequences:
- a CDS encoding murein hydrolase activator EnvC family protein: MPRAPLIILSLLLTLVSWPAVAVEGDYADTEAELEAVRERIESVRQSLAEDESERDEAEAALEESDRRVERAARALRAAQQERSELAARVADLEAEMAERDEALQAQRQRLAQQLRAVWQGGRDAGLRVLLNQEDPSALQRLLAYHGRLDAARRAELVNIIDELERLQALETELEEEAAALARAEDEAEARRDELAQERAQQRERLQALEARLAETGERLVRMEADEQRLQGLLDELAEELAAVPDRDLRDLQFREHRGELPWPVDGALVARFGEARDIGDIKWRGLVIEAENGTEVQAVATGQVVYADWFRGLGLLVIVDHGEGYLSLYGYNESLFVEEGDSVQAGAVVASVGASGGRREPGLYFEVRADGDPVDPLPWLAEAD; this comes from the coding sequence ATGCCCAGAGCGCCTCTCATTATCCTGTCGTTGTTACTGACCCTGGTTTCATGGCCGGCGGTTGCCGTCGAAGGCGACTACGCCGACACCGAGGCGGAACTGGAGGCCGTGCGCGAGCGTATCGAGTCCGTGCGCCAGTCCCTGGCGGAGGACGAATCCGAGCGGGACGAGGCGGAGGCTGCCCTGGAAGAGAGCGACCGGCGAGTGGAGCGGGCCGCCAGGGCGCTGCGCGCCGCTCAGCAGGAGCGCAGCGAGCTGGCGGCGCGGGTCGCGGACCTGGAGGCGGAGATGGCCGAGCGTGACGAGGCGCTGCAGGCTCAACGCCAGCGCCTGGCGCAACAGCTGCGGGCGGTCTGGCAGGGCGGGCGCGATGCCGGCCTGCGTGTGTTGCTCAACCAGGAGGACCCCTCCGCATTGCAGCGGCTGCTGGCCTATCACGGGCGCCTGGATGCCGCGCGCCGCGCCGAGTTGGTGAACATCATCGACGAGTTGGAGCGCCTGCAGGCGCTGGAAACCGAGCTGGAGGAGGAGGCCGCCGCCCTGGCCCGCGCCGAAGACGAGGCCGAGGCCCGTCGCGACGAGCTGGCGCAGGAGCGGGCGCAGCAGCGCGAACGGCTGCAGGCGCTGGAGGCGCGGCTGGCCGAGACCGGCGAGCGGCTGGTGCGCATGGAGGCGGATGAACAGCGGCTGCAGGGCCTGCTCGATGAGCTGGCCGAGGAGTTGGCCGCGGTGCCCGACCGGGACCTGCGCGACCTGCAGTTTCGGGAGCACCGGGGGGAGTTGCCCTGGCCGGTGGACGGGGCCCTGGTAGCGCGCTTCGGTGAGGCGCGGGATATCGGCGACATCAAGTGGCGCGGGCTGGTGATCGAGGCGGAAAACGGCACCGAGGTGCAGGCGGTGGCCACCGGGCAGGTGGTCTACGCTGACTGGTTCCGCGGCCTGGGGCTGTTGGTGATCGTCGACCACGGGGAGGGTTACCTGAGCCTCTACGGCTACAACGAGTCGTTGTTCGTGGAGGAGGGTGACAGCGTCCAGGCCGGGGCGGTGGTCGCCTCGGTGGGCGCCAGCGGTGGCCGACGTGAGCCGGGGCTCTACTTCGAGGTGCGCGCGGACGGTGATCCGGTGGATCCGCTGCCCTGGCTGGCGGAAGCGGACTGA
- a CDS encoding NAD(P)-dependent oxidoreductase: MKAGVIGLGAMGAGMAANLTKQGLLAAVWNRTYDKAVDFAGQHGVAAAADAPTVAAQCDVIVTCVSADADVLEVVDAMLPELGEGKVVVDTSTVSADTAREAAERVAATGAQFLDAPVSGGKEGAEKATMVMMVGGDEATLERVRPVLSAISRSATYMGPSGAGQVTKAVNQIMVAGINQGVTEALAFGQAQGLDMDKVIEVLSGGAAGSWFLQHRGPTMVRGVYEPGFKMALHRKDLEICRAMLENMGVALPVVEMTLKQYRPLIEGGHGDDDISGLYRSKRAMFENGGNKKSL, translated from the coding sequence ATGAAAGCAGGCGTGATCGGACTGGGTGCCATGGGCGCCGGCATGGCCGCCAACCTGACCAAACAGGGGCTGTTGGCGGCCGTATGGAACCGCACCTATGACAAGGCGGTGGATTTTGCCGGTCAGCACGGGGTGGCGGCGGCAGCGGATGCCCCCACCGTGGCGGCCCAGTGCGACGTGATCGTCACCTGCGTGTCGGCGGACGCCGACGTGCTGGAGGTAGTGGACGCCATGCTGCCCGAGCTGGGCGAGGGCAAGGTGGTGGTCGACACCTCCACCGTCAGCGCGGATACCGCCCGGGAGGCCGCCGAGCGGGTTGCAGCCACCGGCGCGCAGTTCCTGGACGCCCCGGTCTCCGGCGGCAAGGAGGGCGCCGAGAAGGCCACCATGGTGATGATGGTGGGCGGCGACGAGGCCACCCTGGAGCGCGTGCGGCCGGTGCTCTCGGCCATCAGCCGCTCGGCCACCTACATGGGGCCGTCGGGTGCCGGGCAGGTCACCAAGGCGGTCAACCAGATCATGGTGGCCGGCATCAACCAGGGGGTGACCGAGGCGCTGGCCTTCGGCCAGGCCCAGGGCCTGGACATGGACAAGGTCATCGAGGTGCTGAGCGGCGGCGCGGCCGGCAGCTGGTTCCTGCAGCACCGCGGTCCCACCATGGTGCGCGGGGTGTACGAGCCCGGCTTCAAGATGGCCCTTCACCGCAAGGACCTGGAGATCTGCCGCGCCATGCTGGAGAACATGGGCGTGGCCCTGCCGGTGGTGGAGATGACCCTGAAGCAGTATCGGCCGTTGATCGAAGGCGGCCACGGGGATGACGATATCTCCGGGCTGTACCGCAGCAAGCGGGCCATGTTCGAGAACGGCGGGAACAAGAAAAGCCTCTGA
- the secB gene encoding protein-export chaperone SecB has translation MAEEQPQGNGQGAAQGDKAQQQFQIAKLYLKDVSLETPNSPEVFTGEWKPQINVDLSSKTRSLQENHYEVALTVTVTAKQGEKTAYLCEVTQAGVFQISGFEDGARNGLLGAYCPAQLFPYVREQVNSLVTQGGFPAMMLQPVNFDALYQQRLAKAAEQRKAEQQGEQTAASQAQQGQGSQQ, from the coding sequence ATGGCAGAGGAACAACCCCAAGGTAACGGTCAGGGCGCCGCCCAGGGCGACAAGGCCCAGCAGCAATTCCAGATCGCCAAGCTGTACCTGAAGGACGTATCGCTGGAGACCCCGAACAGCCCGGAGGTGTTCACCGGCGAATGGAAGCCCCAGATCAACGTCGACCTCAGCAGCAAGACCCGCTCGCTGCAGGAGAACCACTACGAGGTGGCGCTCACTGTTACGGTCACGGCCAAGCAGGGCGAAAAGACGGCCTACCTGTGCGAGGTCACCCAGGCCGGGGTCTTCCAGATCAGCGGCTTTGAGGACGGGGCACGCAACGGGCTGCTCGGCGCCTACTGCCCCGCCCAGCTCTTCCCCTACGTGCGCGAGCAGGTCAACAGCCTGGTGACCCAGGGCGGCTTCCCCGCCATGATGCTGCAACCGGTCAACTTCGACGCCCTGTACCAGCAGCGCCTGGCCAAGGCGGCGGAACAGCGCAAGGCGGAGCAGCAGGGCGAGCAAACCGCGGCCAGCCAGGCCCAACAAGGGCAGGGCTCCCAGCAGTAA
- a CDS encoding rhodanese-like domain-containing protein, giving the protein MEQLLEFITDNWMLVLAFMLILGYWIGAEIYHFSSGVKTVTPEVATQLYNRENALFVDIRNNAEYRKSHLPGAFNMPSTEVEQLLDKLRRNHQDQPLIVYDATGLQANKTARRLAKAGIQTVYQLKTGLSGWEGAGYPMERGKTKKAKG; this is encoded by the coding sequence ATGGAGCAGTTGCTGGAATTCATCACCGACAACTGGATGCTGGTGCTGGCGTTCATGCTCATCCTGGGCTATTGGATCGGCGCCGAGATCTACCACTTCAGCAGTGGCGTCAAGACGGTCACACCGGAAGTCGCCACCCAGCTCTACAACCGCGAAAACGCGCTGTTCGTGGACATCCGCAACAACGCCGAGTACCGCAAGTCCCACCTGCCGGGGGCGTTCAACATGCCCTCCACCGAGGTGGAGCAACTGCTGGACAAGCTGCGTCGCAACCACCAGGACCAGCCGCTGATCGTCTATGATGCCACTGGGCTGCAGGCTAACAAGACGGCGCGCCGGCTGGCCAAGGCGGGCATCCAGACCGTCTACCAGCTCAAGACCGGCCTGAGCGGCTGGGAGGGCGCGGGCTACCCCATGGAGCGCGGCAAGACCAAGAAGGCGAAGGGCTGA
- a CDS encoding tRNA (cytidine(34)-2'-O)-methyltransferase, giving the protein MFHIVLVEPEIPGNTGNIIRLAANTGAHLHLIHPLGFELDDTRLRRAGLDYHEWARVQEHASLVDCLCRLRPRRAWALSTRGHTGYHQARYQPGDALVFGCETGGLRQHLVRFSPGRRLRLPMRRESRSMNLGNSVSVVLYEALRQHDFPELE; this is encoded by the coding sequence ATGTTCCATATCGTCCTGGTCGAGCCGGAGATCCCGGGCAACACCGGCAATATCATCCGGCTGGCCGCCAATACCGGTGCCCACCTGCACCTGATCCACCCGTTGGGGTTCGAGCTGGATGATACCCGCCTGCGCCGGGCCGGGCTGGACTACCATGAATGGGCGCGGGTCCAGGAGCACGCCAGCCTGGTGGACTGCCTGTGCCGGCTCCGCCCCCGCCGTGCCTGGGCCCTGTCCACCCGGGGCCACACCGGCTACCACCAGGCCCGTTACCAACCCGGCGATGCGCTGGTGTTCGGCTGCGAGACCGGCGGCCTGCGCCAGCATCTGGTGCGCTTCAGCCCCGGCCGCCGGCTGCGTCTGCCCATGCGCCGGGAGAGCCGGAGCATGAACCTGGGCAACAGCGTCTCAGTGGTGCTGTACGAAGCCCTCCGCCAGCATGACTTTCCTGAATTGGAATAA
- a CDS encoding S41 family peptidase, producing the protein MRMIRPLYFTAALLLLAIWLGLGQTVWAERQQANAELPLEKLQAVAEVYARIRSHYVDEVDDEELLEAAVRGMLSSLDPHSSYLDSDEFKALQEGTRGEFGGLGIEVGMEDGFIKVIAPIDDTPASRAGLRPGDLITRIDDEPIKGKSLNEAVKRMRGEPGSTVELTVVREGEDRPITFELTRDVIQVQSVRSRMLEPGYGYLRISQFQERTGRDVREALSDLKKEADGSLRGLVLDLRNNPGGVLDGAVSVSDIFLSNGRIVYTEGRDERAEMDFNATPVDMLHGAPMVVLVNRGSASASEIVAGALQDHGRAVIMGSPTFGKGSVQSILPLGRDSAIKLTTARYYTPGGRSIQDEGIQPDILSEDLKVSRVERERDDMSEAELERHLQGERPERDDEAERTLAQEDFTLYEALNLLKGVGIFTGR; encoded by the coding sequence ATGCGCATGATTCGACCACTGTATTTCACCGCCGCTCTGCTACTGCTGGCCATCTGGCTGGGGCTGGGCCAGACCGTCTGGGCCGAGCGCCAGCAGGCCAATGCGGAACTGCCCCTGGAGAAGCTCCAGGCGGTGGCGGAGGTTTACGCCCGCATCCGCAGCCACTACGTGGACGAGGTGGACGACGAAGAACTGCTGGAGGCCGCCGTGCGCGGCATGCTCAGCAGCCTGGATCCCCACTCCAGCTACCTGGACAGCGACGAGTTCAAGGCCCTGCAGGAGGGGACCCGTGGCGAGTTCGGCGGCCTGGGCATCGAGGTGGGGATGGAGGACGGCTTCATTAAGGTCATCGCCCCCATCGACGATACCCCGGCCAGCCGCGCCGGTTTGCGCCCCGGTGATCTCATTACCCGCATCGATGACGAGCCGATCAAGGGCAAATCCCTCAACGAGGCGGTGAAGCGGATGCGCGGCGAGCCGGGCAGCACCGTGGAGCTGACCGTGGTGCGCGAGGGCGAGGACCGGCCGATCACCTTCGAGCTCACCCGCGACGTGATCCAGGTGCAGAGCGTGCGGTCGCGCATGCTGGAGCCGGGCTATGGCTACCTGCGCATCAGCCAGTTCCAGGAGCGTACCGGCCGCGATGTGCGCGAGGCGCTCAGCGATCTCAAGAAGGAGGCCGACGGTAGCCTGCGCGGCCTGGTGCTGGACCTGCGCAACAACCCCGGCGGCGTGCTGGACGGCGCGGTGAGCGTCTCCGATATCTTCCTGAGCAACGGTCGGATCGTCTACACCGAAGGCCGCGATGAGCGCGCCGAAATGGACTTCAACGCCACTCCGGTGGACATGCTGCACGGGGCCCCGATGGTGGTGCTGGTCAACCGGGGTTCGGCCTCCGCCTCGGAAATCGTCGCCGGTGCCCTGCAGGATCACGGCCGCGCGGTCATCATGGGCTCGCCCACCTTCGGCAAGGGCTCGGTGCAGAGCATCCTGCCCCTCGGCCGCGACAGCGCCATCAAGCTGACCACCGCCCGTTACTACACCCCCGGTGGGCGCTCTATCCAGGACGAGGGCATTCAGCCCGATATCCTGTCGGAGGACCTGAAGGTTTCGCGGGTGGAGCGTGAGCGCGACGACATGTCCGAGGCCGAGCTGGAGCGCCACCTCCAGGGCGAGCGTCCGGAGCGCGACGACGAGGCGGAGAGGACCCTGGCCCAGGAGGACTTCACCCTGTACGAGGCGCTCAACCTGCTGAAGGGCGTGGGCATCTTCACCGGGCGCTGA
- a CDS encoding DJ-1 family glyoxalase III, which translates to MSSVLVPLAQGCEELEAVTVIDLLRRAGIDVVTASLDGEPVQASRGVTLVADTALDEALDRDYDMVVLPGGAEGARRLGEDERVNTLLRKLADSERFTAAICAAPKVLAGAGVLEGRQATAFPGALDDSPGVELRGGEPVVVDGSVVTSRGPGTAMDFALRLIELLDGEQKAVEVEQALQRPAEHRQYVHEA; encoded by the coding sequence ATGAGTAGCGTGCTGGTGCCCCTGGCGCAGGGGTGTGAGGAGCTGGAGGCGGTCACGGTGATCGACCTGCTGCGACGGGCGGGCATTGACGTGGTCACCGCCTCCCTGGACGGTGAGCCGGTGCAGGCCAGCCGCGGTGTCACGTTGGTCGCGGACACCGCCCTGGACGAGGCGCTGGACCGCGACTACGACATGGTCGTCCTGCCCGGTGGGGCCGAAGGGGCCCGGCGGCTGGGCGAGGACGAACGGGTCAACACACTGCTGCGCAAGCTGGCAGACAGCGAGCGTTTCACCGCCGCCATTTGCGCCGCCCCCAAGGTGCTGGCCGGTGCCGGCGTGCTGGAGGGCCGCCAGGCCACCGCCTTCCCGGGCGCACTGGACGACAGCCCAGGGGTGGAGTTACGCGGCGGCGAGCCGGTGGTGGTGGATGGCAGCGTGGTCACCTCCCGCGGCCCGGGCACCGCCATGGACTTCGCCCTGCGGCTTATTGAGCTGTTGGACGGCGAGCAGAAGGCCGTCGAGGTGGAGCAGGCGCTGCAGCGCCCGGCGGAGCACCGCCAGTACGTGCACGAGGCCTGA
- a CDS encoding Fe(3+) ABC transporter substrate-binding protein → MKLKRLLTGLLAAPLALPLAATLAVPGTAQASDDTVTVYSARQEHLIKPLFDRFTEETGINVRYVTDSAGPLLARLQQEGRRTPADVLMTVDAGNLWQAADRGVLQSIDSEPLRESIPEHLRDPDDQWFGLSVRARTIMYAPDRVDPEELSTYEDLADPKWEGRLCVRTSQHVYNQSLVATMISHHGEERTREVLEGWVNNFADRPFSNDTSTLRAIAAGQCDVSITNTYYLGRVLKDDPDFPVAPFWPNQDDVGVHVNVSGAGVTRHANNPEQAQKLIEWLASDAAQEDFAALNMEYPANPDIALDPIVAEWGDFEADNINVSEAGRLQRQAAMLMDRVGWR, encoded by the coding sequence ATGAAGCTCAAGCGTCTTCTCACCGGCCTGCTGGCCGCCCCCCTCGCCCTGCCGCTGGCCGCGACCCTGGCCGTGCCAGGCACCGCCCAGGCCAGCGACGACACCGTAACGGTCTACTCCGCCCGGCAGGAGCACCTGATCAAACCGCTGTTCGACCGGTTCACCGAAGAGACCGGCATCAACGTGCGGTACGTGACCGACAGCGCCGGCCCGCTGCTGGCCCGGCTGCAGCAGGAGGGGCGCCGTACCCCTGCCGACGTGCTAATGACGGTGGATGCCGGCAACCTGTGGCAGGCCGCCGACCGGGGCGTCCTCCAGTCCATCGACTCCGAGCCCCTGCGCGAATCCATCCCGGAACACCTGCGTGACCCCGACGACCAGTGGTTCGGCCTGTCGGTGCGCGCCCGCACCATCATGTACGCCCCGGACCGGGTGGACCCGGAGGAGCTGTCCACTTACGAGGACCTGGCCGATCCGAAGTGGGAGGGCCGCCTCTGCGTGCGCACCTCGCAGCACGTCTACAACCAGTCACTGGTGGCCACCATGATCTCCCACCACGGTGAGGAGCGGACCCGCGAGGTGCTGGAGGGCTGGGTGAACAACTTCGCCGACCGCCCCTTCTCCAACGATACCTCCACGCTGCGCGCCATCGCCGCCGGCCAGTGTGATGTCAGCATCACCAACACCTACTACCTGGGCCGGGTGCTCAAGGACGACCCCGACTTCCCGGTGGCCCCGTTCTGGCCCAACCAGGATGACGTGGGCGTGCATGTGAACGTCTCCGGCGCCGGCGTTACCCGCCATGCGAACAACCCGGAGCAGGCGCAGAAGCTGATCGAGTGGCTGGCCAGCGATGCCGCCCAAGAGGACTTCGCCGCGCTCAACATGGAATACCCGGCCAACCCCGACATCGCCCTGGACCCGATTGTCGCCGAATGGGGCGATTTCGAGGCCGACAACATCAACGTCTCCGAGGCCGGCCGGCTGCAACGGCAGGCCGCCATGCTGATGGACCGGGTGGGCTGGCGCTGA
- a CDS encoding NAD(P)H-dependent glycerol-3-phosphate dehydrogenase: MSRPLGIIGAGAWGTALAIAAGHAGQPVRLWGRDATNLAAMARDRVNRRNLPDCPLPDPVQPEPDLNTLLAACDDLMLVVPSRAFEDTLRTLAPSLRPEHRIAWATKGLDAASGGLLSQVAERVLSPLPPLAVLSGPSFAGEVGRGLPTAVTVAAKDSRFADDLAAAFRYERFRVYVSTDLVGVQLGGAVKNVLAIATGVADGLGFGANARAALITRGLAETRRLGEALGAEPDTLTGLAGMGDLILTCTDDQSRNRRLGLALGRGEELEAAINAIGTVEGVRTAEELHRLAVRHGVEMPICEQAYLRLTGRISTREAVENLLLRPGGRQEQ, translated from the coding sequence ATGAGCAGGCCACTGGGCATTATCGGCGCCGGCGCCTGGGGTACGGCGCTGGCCATCGCTGCCGGTCACGCCGGCCAGCCGGTCCGGCTCTGGGGGCGTGACGCCACCAACCTGGCGGCCATGGCCCGCGACCGGGTCAACCGCCGCAACCTGCCGGACTGCCCCCTGCCGGACCCGGTGCAACCGGAGCCGGACCTCAACACCCTGCTCGCCGCGTGCGACGACCTGATGCTGGTCGTGCCCAGCCGCGCCTTCGAGGACACCCTGCGCACCCTCGCCCCGTCGCTGCGACCCGAGCACCGGATCGCCTGGGCCACCAAGGGGCTGGACGCCGCTTCCGGCGGCCTGCTCAGCCAGGTGGCCGAGCGGGTGCTTTCGCCGCTCCCGCCGCTGGCGGTGCTCTCCGGCCCCAGCTTCGCCGGGGAAGTGGGGCGCGGCCTGCCCACCGCCGTCACCGTGGCCGCCAAAGACAGTCGGTTCGCCGACGACCTGGCCGCGGCCTTTCGTTACGAGCGTTTCCGCGTGTACGTCAGCACCGACCTGGTGGGCGTGCAGCTGGGCGGCGCCGTCAAGAACGTCCTGGCCATCGCCACCGGGGTGGCCGACGGGCTGGGCTTTGGCGCCAACGCCCGGGCAGCGCTCATCACCCGCGGGCTGGCCGAGACCCGCCGCCTGGGCGAGGCCCTGGGCGCTGAGCCGGACACCCTCACCGGCCTCGCCGGCATGGGCGACCTAATCCTGACCTGCACCGATGACCAGTCCCGCAACCGCCGCCTCGGGCTTGCCCTGGGCCGGGGCGAGGAGCTGGAAGCCGCCATCAACGCCATCGGCACCGTGGAGGGCGTGCGCACCGCCGAAGAGCTGCACCGGCTGGCGGTCCGCCACGGCGTGGAGATGCCCATCTGCGAGCAGGCCTACCTGCGCCTGACCGGCCGCATCTCCACCCGCGAGGCCGTGGAAAACCTGCTGCTCCGGCCCGGCGGCCGCCAGGAGCAATAA
- a CDS encoding divergent polysaccharide deacetylase family protein, with translation MRTGGADRQREWQRPWWQGLLCGLMLWLVGAAQADEPVRVAVIIDDMGDHRALGERTVDLPGPITCSVLPHTPHARPLAEACYRAGKEVMLHVPMQAKNGADRGPGGVDIHMDQAAVEQAVADDLAAVPHVRGVNNHMGSLYTRHPGNMRWFLEALRAEGDYYFVDSRTTPRSVAGQVAQETGVPALDRHVFLDHDRDEDTIRYHFRRLVRLAERTGYGIAIGHPYPETLAVLEEVLPELAGAGIKLVPVSRLVELHGQEEENSHE, from the coding sequence ATGCGGACAGGCGGCGCGGACCGGCAACGGGAATGGCAGCGACCCTGGTGGCAGGGACTGCTGTGCGGGCTGATGCTCTGGCTTGTCGGGGCCGCCCAGGCTGATGAGCCGGTGCGGGTGGCGGTGATCATCGACGACATGGGCGATCATCGCGCCCTGGGCGAGCGCACCGTGGACCTGCCCGGCCCGATCACCTGTTCCGTGCTGCCCCACACCCCGCACGCCCGCCCGTTGGCCGAGGCCTGCTATCGCGCCGGCAAGGAGGTCATGCTCCACGTGCCCATGCAGGCCAAGAACGGCGCTGATCGGGGGCCGGGCGGGGTCGATATCCACATGGACCAGGCGGCGGTAGAGCAGGCCGTGGCCGACGATCTGGCCGCCGTGCCCCACGTGCGCGGCGTCAACAACCACATGGGCAGCCTCTACACCCGGCACCCGGGCAACATGCGCTGGTTCCTCGAGGCGCTGCGGGCCGAGGGTGACTACTATTTCGTGGACAGCCGCACCACCCCTCGTAGCGTGGCGGGCCAGGTGGCGCAGGAGACCGGCGTGCCTGCGCTGGACCGCCACGTCTTCCTGGACCACGACCGGGACGAGGACACGATCCGCTACCATTTCCGGCGGCTGGTACGGCTTGCAGAGCGCACCGGTTACGGGATCGCCATCGGCCATCCCTACCCGGAGACCCTGGCAGTACTGGAGGAGGTGCTGCCGGAACTGGCCGGGGCGGGCATCAAGCTGGTGCCGGTCTCGCGGTTGGTGGAGTTGCATGGTCAGGAGGAGGAGAACAGCCATGAGTAG